The Pseudomonas baetica genome includes a region encoding these proteins:
- the gspJ gene encoding type II secretion system minor pseudopilin GspJ produces the protein MNRQSGFTLIELLIAMAIFVVLGMACWRLFDGVASAERSSVDHQLALRSLMRAVAVIERDVLQVVESHPGRTMLLDGGLLNFQRGNWRNPLDQLRSELQEVSYTFEGETLWRYSRAVGQAEAQRQKLLEGVTQVRWRLFDEKSAWRSEWPVDAKMPMAPPQAVELQFSSPRFGQIRRVFILPQAVR, from the coding sequence ATGAATAGACAGTCGGGTTTCACCTTGATCGAGTTGCTGATCGCCATGGCCATTTTCGTTGTGTTGGGGATGGCGTGCTGGCGATTGTTCGACGGTGTTGCCAGCGCCGAGCGCAGCAGTGTCGACCATCAACTGGCTCTGCGCAGCTTGATGCGCGCCGTAGCGGTGATTGAGCGCGATGTGCTGCAGGTGGTGGAGTCGCACCCGGGGCGCACGATGCTGCTTGATGGCGGTTTGCTGAATTTTCAACGGGGTAACTGGCGCAACCCGCTGGATCAGCTGCGCAGTGAGTTACAGGAAGTCAGTTACACCTTCGAAGGTGAAACGCTGTGGCGTTACAGTCGCGCTGTTGGCCAGGCCGAGGCGCAACGGCAGAAGTTGCTCGAAGGCGTGACGCAGGTGCGTTGGCGGTTGTTTGATGAAAAAAGCGCCTGGCGCAGTGAGTGGCCCGTTGACGCAAAAATGCCGATGGCGCCGCCCCAGGCTGTGGAACTGCAGTTTTCCTCGCCGCGCTTCGGCCAGATCCGCCGCGTGTTCATTTTGCCGCAGGCTGTGCGATGA
- the gspI gene encoding type II secretion system minor pseudopilin GspI, whose amino-acid sequence MKTERGFTLLEVMIALAIFATLAAAALSASQYVLQQGAGLEERLFASWLADNQLNELSLQRNLPLGSRRFVVAFAQREWVLSQVIRAAEDSRLLAVEISVRRGDSDDIVNHSQRWLQARDE is encoded by the coding sequence ATGAAAACTGAGCGCGGATTTACCTTGCTGGAGGTGATGATCGCCCTTGCGATCTTCGCAACCCTGGCCGCCGCCGCCCTGTCGGCCAGTCAGTATGTATTGCAGCAGGGTGCCGGTCTGGAGGAGCGATTGTTTGCCTCATGGCTGGCGGATAACCAGTTGAACGAACTGAGCCTGCAACGCAATCTGCCATTGGGCAGTCGACGATTCGTTGTCGCCTTCGCCCAGCGAGAGTGGGTGCTCAGCCAAGTCATTCGAGCGGCAGAAGACTCGCGTCTGCTTGCGGTCGAAATCAGCGTGCGCCGTGGCGACAGTGACGACATCGTGAACCACAGCCAGCGCTGGTTGCAGGCGCGAGATGAATAG
- the gspH gene encoding type II secretion system minor pseudopilin GspH produces MKRNARGFTLLEMLVVIVVISVVIGMITLVAGESPARQARQQALAVAQLLNTSRESAVLEEREYGVRLERESYQLLRFERSTWQPVGAPSHLPAGLFMTLEQEGRPLTLSDSSAQPQILLLSSDELSPFVLSFSSKSQRWLSLSSDGLSEPVIDEN; encoded by the coding sequence ATGAAGCGCAACGCCCGTGGTTTCACGTTGCTGGAGATGCTCGTGGTGATTGTGGTGATCAGCGTGGTGATCGGAATGATCACCCTGGTGGCCGGCGAGAGCCCGGCACGTCAGGCGCGGCAGCAAGCCCTGGCCGTTGCCCAGTTACTGAACACCTCACGGGAAAGCGCGGTGCTGGAAGAGCGTGAATACGGCGTGCGTCTGGAGCGTGAGAGTTATCAGTTGTTGCGTTTCGAGCGTTCGACCTGGCAGCCCGTCGGCGCGCCAAGTCATTTGCCTGCGGGATTGTTCATGACGCTTGAGCAGGAAGGTCGACCGCTGACCTTGAGCGACTCGTCGGCGCAACCACAGATTTTGCTGCTCAGCAGTGACGAACTCAGCCCCTTTGTCTTGAGTTTTTCCAGCAAGAGTCAACGTTGGTTGAGTCTTTCCAGTGATGGTTTGAGTGAGCCGGTCATCGATGAAAACTGA
- the gspG gene encoding type II secretion system major pseudopilin GspG: MKSFVHSGARTQRGFTLIEIMVVVVIIGILGAIVVPQFMSRPDQAKVTAARTDIQAIATALEMYRLDNHNYPSTQQGLEALSKRPTGTPTAKNWNPQGYLKKLPVDPWGTPYQYLGQGVKGPGYDLYSFGSDGVEGGEGHAAEIGNWDN, from the coding sequence ATGAAATCCTTTGTACATAGCGGCGCACGTACCCAACGCGGCTTTACCCTGATCGAAATCATGGTGGTCGTGGTGATCATCGGCATTCTCGGCGCGATCGTCGTCCCGCAGTTCATGAGCCGACCTGATCAGGCCAAGGTCACTGCTGCCAGAACCGATATTCAGGCGATCGCCACGGCGCTGGAAATGTATCGCCTCGACAATCACAACTATCCCTCGACTCAACAAGGACTCGAAGCGCTCAGCAAACGCCCGACAGGTACACCGACGGCGAAAAACTGGAACCCGCAGGGTTACCTGAAGAAACTCCCGGTCGACCCGTGGGGTACGCCTTATCAGTACCTGGGGCAGGGCGTTAAAGGGCCGGGTTATGACCTCTATTCCTTCGGTTCGGATGGCGTCGAAGGTGGGGAAGGGCACGCGGCTGAAATCGGCAATTGGGACAACTGA